Within the Gossypium raimondii isolate GPD5lz chromosome 12, ASM2569854v1, whole genome shotgun sequence genome, the region aggtaccaaattatataaatataatataatataatagaaaaattaaatcttaaatgctaaaaaagtataaagaccaaaaataaaatttaaaattttatgtaatctaaataaaataaaaagattagaGTTGAagttagaggtgatcatgggccgggctgggcccagaaaaaatttcagcccgcATCCTAGGCCCGACCTAAAATATGGgtttgaaattttgtccaggccctgCCCGagaaaaattcctaagcccgagccTGGCTCGgtccggcccattttttaataaacaccaaaaaattattttaaaaataaaaaataaaaaatattttaaaaatattttaacattaaaaaaatatttattatatattcgggtCGGCCGgaccaaaaaagtggtgcccaaAGCccaacccattttctaaacaggcctctttttttgcccaaacccatatttcgggcatatatttttacccgaaccctttCATACTCGGATGGGCTGTTGGGCTGAGCCGGGCCACCCgaccatgaacacctctagttgAAGTTAACCATAACCATTTTATGtttacaattaaaaagaaagtgTCTTGAACAACTGTCAAAGAAGGAATGGCCTTAGGCCTTCCTTTTATATAATAgtagtatttatatatatagtagtaTAGATACTGGGTTTAGCTTTTGCTTAATTTCCAAATGAGAAATCGTGAGTGTAAaccaaaaccatttttttatatattaaattgaaatctaaaatatttcaaagtaaaaataatcCCAGTCTCATATGGAtaagtaaattatataaaagaattcacataaaatatattcaacatcaacataaaatattgattaagaTAAATTACACCAAaagtcactcaactttgatacaattaataaaacaatcactttaatttcaattcaatcgttcaactttggaaaaataacaaatcaaccACTAATTTTATCGAAAAGTGACAAATCAACCACTCGTTAACATTTTCCGTCACAAGCTTAACGGAACCGCTGACGTGGCCAGTTAATTAATTGATGTGACCAGTTAACTTGCCACATTGGATGAGGTAAAGTTAAGTGACATTTTTTTCGTCATTCCTTTttcgttttttaaataaatgacccgatatttttactttttgcaTAAATGATCTAATATGTTTATACTTCTTTTTCTCAATCCAACAATATCTATTTTCAAATATGATGATCTGCTTCACTCTACCATCAATCTCTTTTGTCTCCTCTATCTTCCAATCTATCCCCATCAAGATTCTATCATGCCAAAACCAAAAATCACAACTTCCAATCTATGCCCTCGTGTATGCCATTATTGTGTCGCCAAACCACAACTTTCAATCTTATGTCGCCAAAACTAGAAACAAATATTGCAACCTAACTGCTTGTGAAAATGTCACAATGAGCTACCCTTTTCAAATACCAACTCAACCTCCCAAATGCGGTGCCATTGGTTCGAACTCGAGTGCGACAGCAACAACCGCACTATTTTATCCCTAAACCATCCCTAAACCATGACAAATTCTACGTCCAAAGCATCTGGCACGAATACTCTACGATCTGAGCTATTGACGTGGCTAATTAACaagtaaaagaagaagaaatggagaTGACCTGAGATGAGATGGTGCATTTGGCCGGATACGGTGAAAAAAGGCTTTCAACTATTCTCGTCATTGGAACTGTTCTTTGTGAAGCTTATCTCACCACCGTCGCCACGATCCACAACCTCATGTTGCTGCTAAATCATTCTAGaagttttctcttctttttcttcttctttgcttctttttcttttactgtCCAACCTAGCTAGGGATTTAAATTGGAACCGTTTACACAGTAGGATGTCATGTCACTTTTTCGTTACTTTTATAACGGAAAAGGATTAAAAAgactgatttgttattttttaaaaattgaatgactgaattaaaataaaaaagactatTTTATCAGCTACATCCAAGTTGAGTGACTTTTATCATAAAATAGAGCAAATTCTCCGAACACCAAAAACAACTTTTTATAACTATGCAATTGGATTTGTCACCAATACAACACCCACATTATATAATAAACCATAGCGAGAACAGAAACATACCACTACCACAATAAGGTTAAACCGTGGGACAATCCAAAAAATCAAGAATGAAAatctaaaacaaagaaaagaaaaagaaaagagtttacTGAACTGAGAAAAGGAAACCCACCGAGCTAGTTAAAGAAGAGCAGGAAAATAAACGAAACGGTAaatcaaaaaaagaataaagaaattgTATCCTACTTAGTATAAGTGCCATTTTCACACAGATGTCACTAGTGATTAGACATGGGTGGAGGTAGCTTCAACGATAGCTTGCCACGACTTTTTTTTAGATTGCGAAACCCAAATGTCAGGAAAATAAAACGACGTTTGGAATCTTTTAAACTACAGGTATAGATAACATGCTAATTTCAGCCTTTTGTTCATATCAATCAGCAAGCTTAATGGGACCCCTATTAGATGGCTCAAATTGTTAATCAGACACAGCAACTTGGGCATGCATTTCCACCAAAATTCAAGGAAATCATACGAACAATCAAACCACTAAAACGAGACTATGTTTTGTTTGAAAGGTGCAGCTTAAAATACTTTGACAACAATACTTGATAACCCATGAACATCCCGTGAAGGGTCAATGGCAGTCAAGTCACAAAGTACATTATTATTAGGAGGTGCAACATCATCTCAGCCTGAAATCTGTTCTTAGGTTTCAGACATAACagaaattactaaaaaaaaaaaaatccttccAGTTTCGAAACTTCCATGACCAAACTTGCATCTCATTCTTCAGGTGAGTCTGAGCGGAGAGCTGATATTATACCAACAAAGATGTCATCAGAATACATTTCATTAATGGAAAATAATGATATCAACGAAACGTTATTCtgaaaatggataaaaaaaatatagaaggaATGACCAAAGAGTGTGAAAACAATAAATGACACTTGTATCCCTGTATGTCGCAGACAAATTTCACCTGATAACGGAAGTATTCTACACATCTTTTCAATCATATGTCagcatataatcacatatttcACATATGTCATGATTCAAGACAAGTGAAGGTGTAGTTAAATACTACGGATAGAAGTCGTTTGATCAAACCAGAACTTTTTTCTTCACATTTTTGCAATTACACTGATAAAAATAATGTCTATCAAAGAAAAGTAACACAACGGGCAAAAGTTAGTATACAGAAACCGAGCAAATCATGCAGGCTCATACAGCAAATAGCGTGAAAGTGTGTTTTGGTTTGCAGGAGTTACGCAAATGATGCAGGATTCAAACCAACAAAAAGTTCATAACTTTAAACATCCTATACTAAAGGGAATTCCAAACCAATAAGCATCCACAAAAGGTTTAAGCTTCTAGATCACTTCAccagttattttatttatctaatattaAGCAATAGAAGCTAGCTAGTTCAATATCTCACCATTTCTATCAAGCATAATTTGCAGAGGTTTTCTTTCtcaccaacaaaaaaaaaactcaataaataaTACCCTCCATTTAATCCCAATAGATAACGTAAAGGATACTAAGTAGGCTTGCTCATTATAGACTTAAAACTGTAGGCCAATGCATCAAACTAGAAGCGGATGGCACAAGTGACTGATCAAACTCCATAAGGATTCATGCAAGCAAAACATAGTTGATGTAATTAGGTCTGACCAACATGCTTCAGCTAGCTATGTCATGTAAACCAGCTGGATACGAGCTTTGAGTCATCAAGCATTATCCTAAAGAATTTTAAGCCGAAGTCAACTACAAGAGTTAATTTCAATCAGGGAAAGCACTCCAGAAAACAAAGAATTAGGAAGGTAGAACGTCTTCAACATACTAGCTGAGCGGCTAAAGATTAGCGACCATATCTGGCAGATgcaaagaacgaatgaatacGCTGCAAAAACCTAACCAAACAAAACATAGCAAACACCGTCCTTCATTGCATTGGTTCAAAAGGGCACGATTTGAAGAAGAAATCAGAGAAAGTATCAACCAAACAgatccaaatttaaaatatttagggtttcaatttaattccaattttgtgTTGTTTTAGCTAAAAGAGTTAGTAATCAGACGAGCAACATAAAAaagatttcaaatatatataataagttaaAACAGCAACgaaattacataaaatgaatcaGAAATGACAGGGAAGAAACCCCAGATCTAACAtataaagaaggaaaagagaaaCATACTAGGCTTTTCAGGCTTTCCATCCGTCCACTTGGAGATGGAGAAATGAACTTTCTCACGACTAAGGGCTTCAGTCTTGTATGGTTCCTTTAAGCAGTTCCTAACGAGGTTGGCGCATATGTTCGAGTAGGTTATATAAGTCATGCCGGATGCACGCCAGAATGGAACCGCCGCATTCGACgccattttcttctttctttctttggctGTGTTGTGGCGCAAAAACTAAACTGTGGAAAATGGGGGAGAGATGTTCGTTCTTCAcggctttatttattttgtgtcttGGTTTTGGGCCTCTTAGCCTGAGCTTCAGTATATTTTGGTTTACCGTTTTATCCCaacatttatctttattttcattttggtttagATATCCCAATATCTATGTActgttttgaaatataaattttaacttatttattttaattctgagatattaaatatttatacttttattattcaaaagttttggTCTCTCGTCTAATTTTTCCGTATTTACGTAGCagttaaaaatgacaaaataattaaccctcaatttttatattttttattaatatgatcattttttagactacataaaaattttaaaaaaattaaaacataaaaattataatcttttaaaaatt harbors:
- the LOC105762576 gene encoding ATP synthase subunit epsilon, mitochondrial, translating into MASNAAVPFWRASGMTYITYSNICANLVRNCLKEPYKTEALSREKVHFSISKWTDGKPEKPTLRSDSPEE